TGAAGTGCGCTTCAAAGAACCGGTTCGTCGAGATGTATGCATCCAGTCCCAGTTCACCCACCTTTTCCAGAATATAGTCGAGTATCACACGGTTCCCCACGGGGAGCAGGGCCTTGGGATTATCTTTCGTGATTGGCCACAACCTTGTGGCATATCCACCGGCCATGATTAGAACTTTCATGGTCATCACCGCGATCGTCCCTAAAGCTGAAGGATGATACGCCCCAAATGTATTTAAATTATTCCGTTTCATCAACGGTGGTGGTAGAAATGAGAGTTCTAGTCACGGGAGGCGCAGGCTTCATAGGCTCCCATCTCGTTGATGCCCTGATGGAATCTGGAAGCGAGGTCAGGGTTCTCGACGACCTGAGCGCAGGAAGTCTGGACAACATCAAACGCTGGTTGAACCATGAGAGGTTTGAGTTCATAAAAGGGGATATGAGGGACGCCGAAACTGTAAAGGACGCTGTTGAAGGTGTTGAGGCGGTCTTTCACCTTGCCGCCAACCCCGAAGTGAGGATCGGCTCCCAGAGCCCCGAGCTTCTCTACGAGACCAACGTCCTCATAACCTACAACCTTCTGAATGCCATTAGGGACTCGAACGTTGAGTACCTCGTCTTCACGAGCTCCTCAACGGTCTACGGAGATGCCGACATCATTCCGACGCCGGAGGACTACGCGCCCCTGGAGCCGATAAGTGTCTACGGCGGGGCGAAGCTCGCGGCCGAGGCTCTGATCAGCGGCTACGCTCACACCTTCGACTTTAAGGCGCTTATCTTCCGGCTGGCCAACATAATAGGCGAGCGCTCCAACCACGGCGTTATCTACGACTTCATCAACAAGCTTCGCAGAAACCCGGAGGAGCTTGAGATACTAGGCGACGGAACCCAGAGGAAGAGCTACCTCCACGTGAGCGACACCGTTGAGGGTATGCTTCACATCTTCGAGCACTTCAAGGGAGAAAACAAGGCGGTTGACTTCTACAACCTCGGCAACGAGGACTGGATAACCGTTAAAGAGATAGCGGAGATAGTGAGCGAGGAGATGGGGCTG
This window of the Thermococcus sp. genome carries:
- a CDS encoding NAD-dependent epimerase/dehydratase family protein, encoding MRVLVTGGAGFIGSHLVDALMESGSEVRVLDDLSAGSLDNIKRWLNHERFEFIKGDMRDAETVKDAVEGVEAVFHLAANPEVRIGSQSPELLYETNVLITYNLLNAIRDSNVEYLVFTSSSTVYGDADIIPTPEDYAPLEPISVYGGAKLAAEALISGYAHTFDFKALIFRLANIIGERSNHGVIYDFINKLRRNPEELEILGDGTQRKSYLHVSDTVEGMLHIFEHFKGENKAVDFYNLGNEDWITVKEIAEIVSEEMGLNPAFRFTGGVDGGRGWKGDVKFMRLSIERAKETGWKPRLDSYGAVRRTVRELLSANQSGE